AATAAAAGAAAAGATTGGTACGATGAAGAATGCGAGCAAGCTAGTAAAGGCAAGGACCAAGCAAGACACAGGTGGTTGGCCACAGGGAAACAAGAAGATCTCCTACACTATAAAGAGAAAAAGAAAGAGTCAGACAAATGTTgcagaactaaaaagaagaaatggattgaAGACTTACTGCTGGAACTCGAAGCTAATAGTAACGATAATGCAAGACTATATAAACACATAAAAGCACAGAATAAGAAGAAGATTCCGGCAAATATTGGAAAAAAGGAATGGGAAACACACTATAGAGAATTGTTCAAAAAGAAAGGCGATGCTGAAAATGCAGAAAATGAAGAACAAACAGTAAATAGGAATGAAGAACAATCAGAGCCTCCCTCATACAACGAAGCATTGGCGACCATAAACAGATTAAAGACAAGGAAAGCAGCAGGACCAGACGACATTATAAATGAGTTCTTCAAGAAAGGGGGAGAGGAACTAGCCCACAGAATCCACAAGCTGATAGAACGAATATGGGAAGAAGAACGCATGCCGAACGACTGGAATTGCGGTCTGATAACACCAATCCCTAAAAAAGGTGACAAGACGAAATGCAGTAACTACAGGGGAATCACGCTATTAAATATaatgtacaaaatattaactaatttgatcagacaaagaatagaaaaagaaacgagaacaaaaataggtgaataccaacatggattcagagaaggtaagtcaacaatagatgcaatacacattgtaacgcaaatcgtcgaaaaaagttacgagcatggaatagatctacatatactgtttattgactacaagcaagcctttgacagtgtAATAAGGGAGGAGCTAATTAATGATATGAAGCAACTAGGCATTCAAGAAAAACTAGTAAGTCTCACGAAAATGATGATGAAGGAATCCAAAGCACGAATCTTAACAAGGGAAGGCCCGTCAGATGAAGTACAAATGGAggtaggtgtcagacagggagactccctatcaacaacattatttaacattgccATAGAGGGTGCAGTAAGAGCAGCCAAAATTAGGGTAACAATTATCGAATCTTCAGCCCAACTGATAGCGTATGCAGACGATATTGCACTGGTTACTAGAGATTTAAAAaccatgcagaatataatattaatactagataaagaagcaaagaagagagggctagtaataaaccaaagcaaaacgaaatacctcaagtgctcaagagagaatacgaacatcgagaaagaaattaagcttggagcatatacatttgaaagagtacaccgtttcaaatatctgggagtgatggtgaatggcagaaatgatagaacggatgaaataaatgaacgcatcctactgggtaataaaacctattggaactaccaaaaattcttgaaagaaaaacacattagtaagacaaccaaattaaaaatttacaagactgcaatCAGGCTAGTGATCAGAGACGATGTGcctaacacaaaaagatgaaatgagattagaaatcttagagagaaagataattcgacgaataatgggaccggtgaggataagtgtaggcgaatttagaagattaacaaatgaagaaattaaagaagtcatccagggtgaagacataatcaagttcgtgaaggcgcagaggctcaggtggctgggacacacagaaagagctaacccagactctacgctaaagcgagtaactggctggagaccaacaacagggagaccaaagggaagacccaaaacaagatggagagatcaagtcttaggagacataaagaagctgagaatctacaattggaaggagcgttgtaaggaccggaaagaatGGAGAAAAGTTGTAGACAAAGCCAAGTCacacacgctgctataataataaaagacaacagcggactgattctccgcaacaaatgaatcagagagcccaaaagggcggcaaacactccgccaggagtgaataagccatgatgatgatgatgaattttattgcattaatgctaccttaatagcacaatatttacccttaagtgGTAGCTAAGCAGTGGCGAATCCAGGGAGGGGcaatgggggtgatcacctccccccccccccctctcaaaccaagtgatattatattcaaagattataaaaatattcatttatttttatagaaatacttatattatattattattatttttataagaatgtcgtactttttatgctttagcgacagagGAGGacccagcatcgttaagaggggggtgccaattggctaaatttctataaaaataaaagaacatttttataatctttgaatataatatcacttggtttgagaggagGGGAGGTGATCatccccatcacccctccctggatccgccactgcttagcgaccacctaaaggtaaatattgtgctattaaggtagcattaatgcaataaaatgcgtgtaggtggcgaaaatatgcaaaaattgattttgggccaccactgtggctttggggcgcaaagattgtatgCGCAAAGAATgagcataagtcataatttgtaggttacactgtgttgttttattttacataagtactttatcaataaaacgaacagatgacgaaaaaaaaaaccaaaactgGGCCCGCCAAAGCAAATGAGGTTTatggcgccactgtgccgtaacggttgcttatacgaaaaaaatgaataggacctaattttttagagtaaatagtggtctttagccttgtataagttttgtttaaaaagaatgcataggtaatgagaaaatcgtaaaaacatcctcgccaagggataggggtagtttctgcagtatatttacAAGGATaagggtggtttccgcagggatgttgcaatagccatatatatttttgaaaagcactattgatgaagcatatgcccatatggatcaaaaagcaaaaaacaaaaaaaaatttcaacctcccattttatttatttttttgtctacaggggttgcactaggaaatcgctttttgTGTCCATACATGGGTAATATGTAATAatgtgcacaaaatgatatatgaagcatattaataaatggcattgtgtgtgaaggattccaagaaaatcacattatttattaattcttctttttttttgggtggttctggggaaaaatgggggtgcattatacaaatttgtaaatagcatcAGTACATGGGTATCgatgaaagtctttttactctagcataaacggttcagatggtataaaaaggggttttttaaaatgtaacatcctgtaattaaaaaaagggcaattacccttaagtgaaacctatatggatatcgctgaaagtctttttactctagcataaacggttcagatggtataaaaaggggttttttaaaatgtaacaccctgtaattaaaaaaagggcaattacccttaagtgaaacctataccaaaaaatcaatcaattatttgtgaataatttccgcaggatttcttcttaatttccgttacagttagtgaaaaatatatattttttaaaaacatcttttttaaaaacttttaactttggggcgccacccccgctaaacaatggatgatagacatatgctgtcgggaaataaatcgtaaaaaatatagtcctcttcatatttctatgaaagaaattttttgtaaaaggtacaggaagggctacgttccgcaaaaaccacaaattacccccttaaaggggtgaaaaggggggttccggggcgaaattttttcagaaaaagttagtcttataataagcaccccttgatataaaagaaaaaaaataaaaccagacttgtgtccattttgcaaggttcaacctttgtttcctacactatctGCCCAGACCgaaaaatttgtttttataatttgttttatattttttcataaataaatgtaGTCATAACTCCGAAATTGCgccatttaggtatagggaatatgccatgaaaaataatcagtattccTTATGGGCTTCAAAACGagaaaaatgtacagggtgttccatttgaaataagaaagttcattcgATTTCAAGAAAAACGGAATATCTGataacaatgtaaataccactgTAATATCGGTCGCATTAAAAGACCCTTACCCATCCCATTACAATCtaaaaaaatcgtgcaagccgtttccgagataattgaggcgttccatacacTCTGTactctgtataatataatatattatattaaataaaattaaatagaatCGGATCGAATGGAATCGAATTAAAGCGAATCGAATATAATAGAAtatataagaagtattcacttctgacGGCACTCCTCAAGTGTCACgctctcttttttttttaattttcatgtcTTCTTATTCTAACATAGCCGCCAAGAAAAACAATTCTTTCAAATGCTCACAAACCATTTTTCTTTTTACACTGTGGTTATCGAAAAACTGTGAACTTCTACGTAGACTGCGACGAGTCCGCGACTGCCAAGTGCGAATACTTTTTTCTGCCAAGGCGGAAACGCATTACGGCTGATTTATCTTACGACAGGACGTGGAGGGCACATGCCGTAGAACAATAGATGGTGCACGTCCTCGTTGTCGCCTCGTTCCGTTGTATTATAAactagccaatgcttttcatatcagaCGATTCTTCAACGTGGCCCATTGAGGTGGAATGTCCGTGGCCCGTGGCGTGGTATTGACTATTAGAGATGGCCCGGCCAGCTATTTTAATATAGCAGTAGTTGCTTTTTCAGCATTATTCAACTTTTTCATGATGATATAAGAAAAGCAAAAtcatatttgtttgttttgtttcaaaaagCATTTTTGTTGGTATTTAAtgtgaacatataaataataattgttgctaaaataatacatctaagtacggacattttttgaaatgacaaaaaaatataacaaaatacatggtggttgtaatatttccctaatagcacacgacgtccattggacgtccaaaataggtccatttttggtccttacgtccatggactataaacggacgtcctttggacgtcccatgttggacgtccttcggaaggaataaatatggacgtactttggacgtccgacgttggacgtccgacgttggacgtccttcggacggaataaatatggacgtcctttggacgtccgacgttgaacgtccatactggacgaaatacggacgttttatgaacgcttatatattatattggacacattataccaattacgggatcaaatagcaaaataattcaataaaatattaacttacgcgttaactttacgttaatgaaatacagtcaaacctgtcagtaacggccactaaaatgaaagaactattggccgatatagaaaggtggccgttattgccagtttttgtagtctagatatacagtaaaacttgtgttactggccacctgataaaatcggccacctgtactaacggccggtttaaatattccccaaaccaattatatctggactacaaaaactggcaataccggtcacctttctatatcggccaatagctttttcatttttagtggccgttactgacaggttttactgtaattggtttggagaatttttaaactgaccgttagtacaggtggccggtgtttgcagggggccggtaaaacaggttttactgtagtttaaatcgaaaagattaaatcttaattcaaaattgtatatacaattattacaattataaacaaactatatagtttaatatccaaaacatgtttttgattttatgtaatgtaatgaaaatcttatttgtaaattattggttacaatgtttaacaataggaaatattcaagaataaataaaataaaagtttaatcctaacaacacaaaacattccaggaatataggtactaccgttctattccgtgaacatctatctgattaaattatgggtggaaagttaccacaagatattctatgaacatagtacaatgtcttcctggaggggtaaaattttccattacaagattttaagagaggccatttactgttcaatttgcgttcattttcaaatttgccgcgcgagtatctatgtagcgtcgcgtggtcgCATATTCGCCGATCCCACTACGTATAGAATAGGCAAGTAAATACGGCTCTGCGATTGGTGATAAATATATCGTGGGAATATTATGATTTGGCGCTAAATACAATTTGGCTATGTCACATAACTTATTTTtggatttaaatgcattcattgtttttaatcctgagaaaactaataagaatttttgaaaaatttaaacgcagaatgaaagattacattagtaccgagggccgaaagtcccttaaaacttctataatatttattttaataagttacaggggtgaaaaaaaaagagaaaatttagtgatttttaatttcaaatatttcattaaaaaaactttttgtttattctaagggactttagaccctcggtaataatttaatcttttattctgcgtttaaatttttcaagaatattcattagttttctcaggattcgaaaaaaaagactgcatttaaatagcattggaccgagattttgcgcctatccctttaaaaatatttagctaTACAGTTTTAAGTAGAATTCAGTGGTATGGGGTGGATTTTTTCCAAATATGTATTTTGATAAACGGAGCAATTTGAAGGGAATACCATGtattcattttttaacaaactgtCTGATACTAACTGAAGACGAAGACTAATCATGTGTAATGCTAGTTTTTTTAGTTTAGCCATTCTGTTATACTGAAAAATATCAAATTTggaaaaatataggtatcttaATTACTGGATTTTACGGGGAAACTATATAATTTGTTTTTGAGTGTTAGAAAATCAGTTAAACCTTTTGAGTGAAACGTGAAACTCTTGGTTACAAGAACAAAAAACATCAATTTCGCCTGAAGAGGACTATAATAGGAATTTTTTAGATCTTGGCATCTTATAGTTTACTAGTATTAAAGAAAAGGAGTATAGTCTCTTATGCCTACAGTAACTAACAGCGCTACACTGCAAATACAAGGAACGTATCAGTGGCGAATCTATACATttagggggaacttccaatgaaacaccaaccaaaagacataaaaaagattaaccaaaactacataaaagacataaataataacttatgcATTAAATTCTCTTAATTTTCCttactagcgtgtttattgggttgaatctGTTTGTCTGTGGTGTAAGTTTCATGTCAGTTACTATATATATTTGTTTCaacattttttcatttaattttaatcttggaccttgttaggggggtATAAAAAGGATAAATAATTTTTGTTGCTACTATCTATATagcgaaaaaataaaatttaatttaagggTATagtcaaaatttatatttatattacatTTTGGCTTGTTTTGTCATACCCAATGATTTATTGTCATATACACAACTTTCCAAATTAtgaggagcctttcttttcctaGAAGGTAAATGGCCAAAAGTGGTATAGTTGTGTGGCTGTAAAGCTTCTATGGTAAGTCGAGATCCTGCTGGCCGACCAGCACTTACTTTTCGTTTTCCTGGCAAACAATACTTTCGACGTCCAATAGCAGTTGGTTGTACTCCAATTTTTATTCGATGAGACCTGCGAGATTTTGTAGATTTCAAAGTTCTCTTATTTTTTTGTTCTACTCCACTGTAACTTCCAAAAGTGTAGAGAGCAGAAACCAAACCTGTCTCTGTGTTTGCAAAACTGGTGGCATTGAATAACATTTTCTGGATCGCAGGTACGAATATAGTGGGATTAGATTTAGCTCCATTTTTTATTCGGTCAAAAAGAGTTTCTAATTGGGCTAATTCTTGGTCAGAAAGTGTTTGAGATTCTCCAGAATCAGCATCATTTCCATGGTCTTCTGCAAGTAATTCAGTATATTTTTGTGTCCCAGATGTTTCTGGAAGTGTTTGAATACTGCTGTCTAAACTCTTTTGCAATGGGGAAAACCATTCTGGTGGTGGCCGAATACCATTAGCTATATATAGCATATCCCTCTTGGTACTTGTACACACCAAATTGTATGCAGTTTTTATGTCATTCTCAAGTGAGAATATTACTGCAGATGAATGTTTACACATTTTTCCTGAAGTACCTAGGCTACAGGTACATATTCCTCTAATGATGTCTACTGTTTGCTCTTCCTGTAAACATTTAACTTTATAGATGTCTGGTGTATCAAATTGCTTCTCTACAGAAAAGTCATTGCTACTTTTGAATGGCAGCATTTTTTTAAGGAGAGAACTAGAGTATCTTCCATTGCCAAAATCAGTTAGTCTCTGTTTCAAGTACAGTTCATAACGAGTTAGGATAAAGTCCACTAATTGTGTAAGATTAAAAGCCATTGTTCTATTTAGTATACAGTCTTTTAAAATCCTAAATACTATTTCAATATAATTTGTGGTATTGTTCCCACGAAGCGGCAATGCATTTCTATAATATGAAATCCATGTCTCTTTTTTTCTCcataaattgtttaaatattgATTCAATTTTCGATAACCTTTACTGATGGTAAAGAAAATAAGTTTGCTAAAGGCTTCATTCACACAATTCAAACTTGCTGAATACAATAaatttttgaacataaaatagATTTCTTGCCTATCTTCCTTCATTACATCATGCTTTTGATTACATAACCAGGAccatactgattttaacatgtgAAATTGGCAAAGAAGAGTTTTTGATTCAGGAAAGACTTTTTTTATAGCATTAATTTCCTTTAAATCATTATCAGTAATAAATACTTTTGGATGTCTTTTAAAATTAAAAGCACAAGTTCCAACTAAATTTCTCAAGTATGTAAGAGCTTCCAGAAAAACACTTTCCTTTTCAGAATCTGATATAATGACTCCTAAAGGCAATCCTCCTGCAGCTGTTGGAGTAACAAGAAAATATATTCTATGCCTTTGTTTGTCTACTCCACCAGAAGCATCAACCATAACTACTTCACTCGTCTGAACAACTGTTTTATGGATTCTTAACATTATTGGAGTAcacaaaacaacaaaataatgttcCTTGTCTGTGGTGTAACTAAATCCAGCTCTTGCACTATGTACCTTTACATATTCATTAAGTAAATTTTCTAAATGATCAAAATTTTCTTTATCAGTTAGGTTGCCATATTTACTATTAAATTCTTTTTCAAACAGTTTAGTTACTATTGAGATGCTGGGCAAGAATTTTCCATCTGCAGCTATTCGATAATAATCATTATCCTCATATTCCATCATTAAATCTAATTTATGGGAATTTAGAGCTGATGATGGGTTGTGTCCTTGTCGGAATAAATCAATGAGTTTTTCTTTCACTTCATTGGAGACATCTCTGTACTTCAAAACTGCAGCAGTATTCAATTCATGGTTGTGTTTGTTTTTTATAGTTATAAGTGTCGGAAATTCCTTAATAATCATAGGATCTTCTTTTTTGGATTTCGAATTTTTGATGAACCTAAAATAGAAAAATACTCTTGTCGCGACCAGCTACCACAGCTAGTTGAAATActattcaaaaataatatttcaatc
The window above is part of the Diabrotica virgifera virgifera chromosome 2, PGI_DIABVI_V3a genome. Proteins encoded here:
- the LOC126879645 gene encoding uncharacterized protein LOC126879645; translated protein: MIIKEFPTLITIKNKHNHELNTAAVLKYRDVSNEVKEKLIDLFRQGHNPSSALNSHKLDLMMEYEDNDYYRIAADGKFLPSISIVTKLFEKEFNSKYGNLTDKENFDHLENLLNEYVKVHSARAGFSYTTDKEHYFVVLCTPIMLRIHKTVVQTSEVVMVDASGGVDKQRHRIYFLVTPTAAGGLPLGVIISDSEKESVFLEALTYLRNLVGTCAFNFKRHPKVFITDNDLKEINAIKKVFPESKTLLCQFHMLKSVWSWLCNQKHDVMKEDRQEIYFMFKNLLYSASLNCVNEAFSKLIFFTISKGYRKLNQYLNNLWRKKETWISYYRNALPLRGNNTTNYIEIVFRILKDCILNRTMAFNLTQLVDFILTRYELYLKQRLTDFGNGRYSSSLLKKMLPFKSSNDFSVEKQFDTPDIYKVKCLQEEQTVDIIRGICTCSLGTSGKMCKHSSAVIFSLENDIKTAYNLVCTSTKRDMLYIANGIRPPPEWFSPLQKSLDSSIQTLPETSGTQKYTELLAEDHGNDADSGESQTLSDQELAQLETLFDRIKNGAKSNPTIFVPAIQKMLFNATSFANTETGLVSALYTFGSYSGVEQKNKRTLKSTKSRRSHRIKIGVQPTAIGRRKYCLPGKRKVSAGRPAGSRLTIEALQPHNYTTFGHLPSRKRKAPHNLESCVYDNKSLGMTKQAKM